In Leptidea sinapis chromosome 21, ilLepSina1.1, whole genome shotgun sequence, the following proteins share a genomic window:
- the LOC126970496 gene encoding NECAP-like protein CG9132 isoform X1, protein MDTYESVLLVKNEVFVFKIPPRTSNRGYRAADWNLQEPQWTGRMRLVSKGDELIMKLEDKTSGELFAKCPIDKYPGVALESVTDSSRYFVVRIQDDNGRTAYIGVGFGDRSDSFDLNVALQDHFKYLRKEQEGDSSQGQQLDLSFKDGETIKINMKITKKDGGESSRPRRTGPGAPGGLLPPPPGASKLPPPPSPQHVPTAASAPAVGSDWGDFNSASPADQKPAPANQQNWVQF, encoded by the exons ATGGACACGTATGAAAGTGTTTTACTTGTAAAAAACGAAGTTTTCGTTTTTAAAATACCTCCTCGCACATCTAATAGGGGTTACAG AGCCGCGGATTGGAACTTACAAGAACCACAATGGACTGGGCGTATGCGTCTTGTTTCGAAGGGGGACGAGTTGATAATGAAACTTGAAGATAAAACAAGTGGTGAATTGTTTGCCAAATGCCCAATTGATAAGTATCCTGGAGTTGCTCTGGAGTCAGTAACTGATAGTTCTAGGTATTTTGTGGTCAGGATTCAAGATGATAATg GTCGGACAGCTTACATTGGTGTTGGATTCGGTGACAGGTCTGATTCATTCGATCTTAATGTTGCATTACAagatcattttaaatatttaagaaaggaACAAGAGGGTGACAGCAGTCAGGGACAGCAACTGGATTTGAGTTTTAAGGATGGagaaacaataaaaatcaatatgaAAATAACA AAAAAAGATGGCGGTGAGTCTAGCCGACCACGTCGCACTGGACCAGGTGCACCGGGTGGTCTGCTGCCACCTCCTCCAGGGGCCTCCAAGCTGCCTCCTCCACCTTCACCACAACATGTACCAACAGCGGCATCTGCTCCAGCAGTTGGATCTGATTGGGGCGACTTCAATTCAGCTAG CCCTGCTGACCAGAAACCAGCTCCAGCTAACCAACAAAACTGGGTCCAGTTTTGA
- the LOC126970496 gene encoding NECAP-like protein CG9132 isoform X2 — MIYRAADWNLQEPQWTGRMRLVSKGDELIMKLEDKTSGELFAKCPIDKYPGVALESVTDSSRYFVVRIQDDNGRTAYIGVGFGDRSDSFDLNVALQDHFKYLRKEQEGDSSQGQQLDLSFKDGETIKINMKITKKDGGESSRPRRTGPGAPGGLLPPPPGASKLPPPPSPQHVPTAASAPAVGSDWGDFNSASPADQKPAPANQQNWVQF; from the exons ATGATTTATAGAGCCGCGGATTGGAACTTACAAGAACCACAATGGACTGGGCGTATGCGTCTTGTTTCGAAGGGGGACGAGTTGATAATGAAACTTGAAGATAAAACAAGTGGTGAATTGTTTGCCAAATGCCCAATTGATAAGTATCCTGGAGTTGCTCTGGAGTCAGTAACTGATAGTTCTAGGTATTTTGTGGTCAGGATTCAAGATGATAATg GTCGGACAGCTTACATTGGTGTTGGATTCGGTGACAGGTCTGATTCATTCGATCTTAATGTTGCATTACAagatcattttaaatatttaagaaaggaACAAGAGGGTGACAGCAGTCAGGGACAGCAACTGGATTTGAGTTTTAAGGATGGagaaacaataaaaatcaatatgaAAATAACA AAAAAAGATGGCGGTGAGTCTAGCCGACCACGTCGCACTGGACCAGGTGCACCGGGTGGTCTGCTGCCACCTCCTCCAGGGGCCTCCAAGCTGCCTCCTCCACCTTCACCACAACATGTACCAACAGCGGCATCTGCTCCAGCAGTTGGATCTGATTGGGGCGACTTCAATTCAGCTAG CCCTGCTGACCAGAAACCAGCTCCAGCTAACCAACAAAACTGGGTCCAGTTTTGA